In the Bradyrhizobium sp. Ash2021 genome, GATCGACCGAACCCGGCGAACAAAGATCTCGCCATAAGCTCTATCTCGATCCCTAATCAGGTAACGAGGGATTTGCCCCCAACCACAGGCCTGAGTGAGCTGATTGGCGATCCATTCGGCCGTCGGATGCGCGGTCGGCCCAAACCACAGGATCTGCCGCCGGCCGTGGCCCATGATCAGCAATCCATAGAGTAGCCGGAACGAGATTGTCGGCACGACAAAGAGGTCCATTGCGGCAATGCCATCGGCATGGTTGCGAAGGAAGGTCTTCCATCCCTGCGAGGGAGGGCCCCTCCTCCGTGCCATATACTTGGCGACGCTGGTCTGGCCGATCTCGATGCCGAGCTTGAGAAGCTCACCATGGATTCTCGGCGGCCGAGTAGACCCGGGGATTTTCACCCCGAGTCCCTCACAGATTCCGGACTTGATATTCTCGCATCATCCGGCTCGTGCCACCGCCTGAAGGCTGCCGCCTTCCGTTGAATATCGGGCTCCTCCCATTGCCGGTTGACCCAATCTCAACGGCGATGACCTGATCGCTTCGCTCCGCGGGCATTACCCCTGTGTGTGCCGAAAACCATTCGAAGCGCTCGACCAGTCGCCTGGCCTCGGCGGCTGGCCGGCGTGAACCGGCGGGCCCGTGAGCGCGAACCTGAGCCCGCGTCCCTCGTCGGCCGTTACCGCTTTCGCGGCGCTTTCGCGCGTTTCCGGTTGCTCTCGTCGTGAGGTTGCGGAACACTTCTGCCGCCTTGTCGAGCTCCGGGCTGGAGGTGAAGAAATGACAGCGGCGAGACTGCAAGAGCTGGAAGAAATGGCGGCGAAGCTATTAGACACCGCTTGCAAGCTTCCATTGGGGCAGGACCGCCACAACGCGCTTCAGGAGATCGATAGATTTCGGGCGCGGATAACTGCTCTGCAACGCCTGTCGGGCATGGCTCAGTCACCGCAACCTTATGACCTTGTGACCCGGCCCTGCACGATTCACGCGGGTCGCTTTCGCTGGGACATCAGAGAGAACGGAAGACCTATTCAGTCTTCCATGCAATCGTTCGCCACCGAGCAGGAAGCTCACGCGGACGGTCGCCATGAGCTCGAAAAACTAATCCAAGTCTCGAGGTTGTGACTGCCTGATTTGCTGAATTTTCAATTGAGATTGCGCCCTAAGCGAGCGTCTCGGGACGAACGATTGTGAAAACCCGAAGGACGATGGGAACCAGCGATAGAGATGGACGAAGAACTACCGATCGCTGTTCGGAAGCTGGGCCCTCCCCTTCAACTTCCGTCGCAAGACGGCCAGTTGATGTCGGAGCGCCGCATTCTCCGCCTCAAGCCGGCTCTTCGACTTGAAAGGTGAAATCAGTACAGCCAGAACGAAACAACCCAGCGCGACCATCACGCCAACTTAGCCGATTCGATCATTCGGTAAACCCGGCTGGGGTTTTCGGTACACACAACACCAACAACATGCAGAATTTTGGGGAGGAAAATTCTGCGATTTATGTTCCGCCACAGGCGCTACAGTGTGTTTTTCGAGGCTAGAGCTGACCTTGCATGGCTCGCCCGCTCTATGTCTGGCGGCGGATGTTGTAGTCCTGCCATTGCACACCAGACACCGACATAGGCGGCATGCAACGACCTGTCTTCAACACTATCCTTGAAGTTCGGGTAATCGATATAGTCGATCATTGCGGCTAAGGCCTGTTTCACCATATCGCGTGGCAGAACTGCCCGATAGAGATAATCACTGTTGGTGCTCCGGGTTACCTTGGCATCTGGGAATATCTTCTCGATATCCCCGGCACGCCGCGCCCTGACCAGCAATTCAGCCGGGCCACAATCCTTGCTTACAATGGACAGGTAGCTGTTGTTCGTCATTATCCACATTTGATTTCTCCCATTTCGGTAAATACGCAGATGTCAGTCTTATTGTGGCGGGGGAGATGATTACCGCTTGTGGCGGGGGAGATTACCGCCAATCGGCCCCCCATCCAACACTGCGGGAACCAAACATTCCGCAAGGGCGATTCGCCTGCCGCTCTCGATCGCGCTTCAATGGAGTATGCCCGAACTCACCCGCCGCCGATCGTTAGACCACGTTTGGGTCGGGTCATGGTTTTTCGCAACTGTATTCCGCAGGGATCGCGCTAGTTTCGAGATGCGCAGCACACCCCGTGGCCGCCAGTGTCGGATGAGGTGGCGGTATCCTGCTGGGTTGAAGCGGCCGAAAGACGAAGAATATCGACAGAGCAACCATAGCCCCAGCTACCAGCATGGTAATCCGGTGCAGCATCGCGATATCATGACACGAATTCGCGCTTGGGATAAGTCTGCGAATGCGGCCACGGCGGTGAAGCGCCCGGAGAGAATCACCTTCGCCGAGATGCGCTCCGCCCGGCCTGACCGGCGTCCTGGTTTGTTGTTCCGACTATCGGTGCAGCCATTAGGGGTCAGCCTTGATGCCGATCGCTGGGGCGACGAAGTCCGGCTATCCGACATCAAAGGACAGTTTTGTTTGTCGCGATGGGTGATAGCCGCTGGCCTAAAATTAATTGTCGTTCCAGACTCCACTTGGATGCGGCGTAGCCTCAAGAGTGGATCGCGAGTCAGGGCTTCCCACGCCAGCAGAGCCAGAGCGGGTCGCTCCCGCCAGTGCCAGTCGAAGTGGGCCGGTTCCACGCGTAGGTGCACCAGAACGGCGCTGGTAACAGCGCCGTTTCTGTTTGGCACCATCCCGGCCTTCAAATGCCGAAAACCAACTAATATCGTCTGGGGCGAAGTTAGATCGCTAGGTCGGCAAGAAATCCGGCCTACCGCGATTACAGTCGAATCGCGACCCGGTAATGCACCGCGAGCACGCTTGGCGCGCATCATTCGCAGACGTAGACCTGTGCGTTGTCCCTGTCGCAAACCTAACGACTGGTGAACAGCTGCAAATCGGGTCAAGCTTCTGCTCGATGATCGAACTCTGCAAACTGATCTGGTGCGGGCTGATTGGATTGTTCCGATCGCGAGCTTCGCTGGAAATCGAGATCCTGGCGCTTCGCCACCAACTCAATATTTTGCGGCGCAAGTCGCCGAAGCGGCCGATCCTCGGCAGCATCGACCGGATGGTATTTGTTGGGCTGTATGGCTTGGCTCCTGATGTGCTGAGCGCCTTGGCAATTGTCAGACCAGAAACCGTTATCCGTTGGCACCGCGCAGGTTTTCGCCTGTATTGGCGATGGAGGTCGCGGCCGCGTGGTGGTCGTCCGAAGGTGCCTTTGGACGTCAGGCAGTTGATCCGGGACATCAGCATCGCTAACCCGCTCTGGGGAGCTCCAAGGATCCACGGCGAACTGCTCAAGCTTGGCATCGAGGTTGGGCAGACGACGGTTGCCAAGTACATGGCTCGGGGGAGGCGGCCACCGGGCCAGGGATGGAAGACGTTTCTTCGCAACCATGCTGACGGCGTCGCGTCGATGGATCTATTTGTTGTCCCGACGATCTCATTCCGATTGCTGTACGGATTCTTGATTCTGCACCATGGTCGCCGTGAAATCCTCTGGATTGGGACGACCGCGCATCCGAATGCCGAATGGATCGCTCGTCAACTCACCGAAGCATTCGGCTGGGAGGAAGCGCCGCGATATATCATTCGTGACCGAGATCGCGCATATGGCGATATTGTCGTCCGGCGAATTCGGGCGATGGGCATTCGGGATCGTCCAACCTCGCCGCAATCGCCATGGCAGAACGGATATTGTGAGAGGCTGATCGGCTCAATCCGACGGGACTGCCTTGACCATGTCGTCGTATTTGGCGAGCAGCATCTTCGGCATTTACTTCGATCTTACGCAAACTACTACAATCAAACCCGGACGCACCTGGCGTTGAATAAGGATTCTCCGGTAACCCGCCCCATACAGACTGTCGGTCGTATCCTACCCGTGCCAATCCTGGGCGGACTGCATCACCAATACGTTCGGATTTAGTTGCCGACAGGGACAACCAGGTTGTACTCCCGGGGACCGAGGTCGAGGGACTTTGCGGCGCTTCGCTGCATCATTTGATCGGATCCTGTGGGGGGCGAACGGCGCCCGCGTCATGCATGAGCGAGCGTGCCTCGCACGGGTTCGCGGATAGGTCAGAAATCGCAGTTGCCAGCAGCGCAGACACCCGAGCCGGCCTTCCATCGAAATCGGCTGAGCCGGTATCCGACGTTCCACAGCTTGAACTTGATTCGATTTTTACTACGGGAACTTCGCGGCTGGCACACCCAGATTCGCAATCCTCAATTCAAGCTTCGTCTTGAATTGGTTCTGCGTGTGGAGGCCCCACTCGTTCAGATCCGAGCCCAGAAAGCCGGAGTCATAGGTTGTCGAGCGCAACCTTGACGACGGGCTCGTCCTTACGAGCGTCGGCAACATCGTTCAGGTCGATGTCGTCCAAGCGATCCGTCATTGCTTCATAGACCTTCGCCGGTACACAGTAGAATGCCGGCTCGTTCCGATCGAGGATAGCGACCGGCGCGCCCTCGCCCGCTGCGACAGTTCCCATCGGATTCTCTTTCAGCTCCGATACGCTCGCGGTCGTTTCCACTAAGACACGTCTTGTCACAGCATGCTCCATAGACCTTCCTTGGCACTTCAAATAAAACTCTCACCCGCAACGGCTGACTGAGATCAGCAAGTTACGAGAGAAGGCAAATGCCCGCTATGCGGCGTCGGCGATATCGATCCGCACAGTAAGACCAGCCTGTGAGGCCAGATTGATAAGTGTATCCAAGCTGAAGTTCGTAATCTTGCCTCGCAGAAGGTCGTTCAGGCGCGGCTGCGTGATCCCGAGACGTTGCGCCGCTTCAGTCTGAGTGACGTTCCAGCTCCGCACACGCTGCTCGATTGCGATCAAAAGGCTGGATCGCATGGTCATGTTCGCGGCCTCGGCTGGAGTATCTTCCAGCGCATCCCACACATTTTCAAATCTTTGACGTTCCATCGACGCCTCCGTTAGATTTGTCGCATCCGCGATACAGCGAGGTCCAAATCGTTCTTTGCCGTCTTCTGTGTCTTCTTTTGAAAGGCATGCAGCACATAAACGGCATCATCTTGCTTTGCGACGTAGAGCACGCGAAACGCGCCCGCTTCGTCGCGAATGCGAATTTCCCGCACACCAGGCCCTACCATTGTCATCGGTTTCCAGTCACTCGGGTCAAGCCCGAGCTGGACCTTGTGCAATTGCACACCGGCTTGCTTGCGCGCCGCCTCGGGAAAATCCCGCAATTGTTCAAGAGAATCTCCGAGAAACTCAAGGCGCTTCATCATAGCCATCAATTTCTTATATCAGTTTGTGTATAAATCGGCAAGGGCCAAACTCCCGGCGGGCTCGCGCCCTCCGGATAGCCGAGATGAGATTTCAGGCGACGCTATTCAGGTCGGTCGCGAACGGTTCGCAAGTGAAATATACAGAGTGCAATCCGTGTCAAACCGGTACACGCTGTAAGGACCGGGCCGACAGCTAAGTCTTTCAGATCAGGCGAACGATCGGCCCCTGCTCGATCGTTTGCTCACGCTGTCGTCGTCCGTTGCGATCGGGTACGCCGCATGCTACCGCCCTGCCGGCTGGCCTTTATTGCGGCGAGGCCCCTGCTGGCCGACCAGCTCGCGCCGGCATAGGCACCTCCGGCTGCGGCCGTGGCATTGGCAACCAGTGGGCTCGTGACCAGTCGGCTTGCGAGCGACGCGCCGCCGCCGGCAAGACCGCCTGCGATGGTCGGCAACTGAAGCGCGATGTATCCGGACAGACCCAGCACGGCGCTGATGGCGACCGCGGCCACCATCATTTCGCCCGCCGTTCCCGCATTTGCCGCGAACCTGTCGATGAACCCGCTGACGGTGGTTAACATCAACCCCACCAGAGCGACCACCAGCACCAACAGGATCACGAAGTTCGCGACCTGCCGAAGCCAGGCTTCCGTAAACGGGCGTGTCGCCTCAAATAGTCCCAGTGCAATGAAGATCGGGCCCAGCGCTATGACGACGCCAAGACCCACTTTGGCGTAGAGCAAGATTGCAAACTGCAAGAAGGATCCAACTGCCACAAAAACAAGAAGAATGGCCGCAATCAGTGCTGGCGCCACGTCGGTTATTCCCGCTTGATCGTAGATCTTATTGGCGACGTCGATCCCTTTGGAGAGAAGCTGATCGAAAGGAGTTCCGGAATTGGTGTTCAGTCCCGAGCCCGCCAATGCATTGCCGATTTCCTTCGGCAAGGAATCGAAAAACAGACCGGTGACGTAGTGCTGGAACGCGCTGGAATTGGTCGCCAGCAGCACCACGACCACGATCCGCATCGCCCGCCAGGCAAATTCCATAATCGGCTCAGAAATCGCGCCTCGCATCACGGCGAAGCCGTAAAGGATGACGTAAAGCATCACGGCGACCCGCAGGGGACCATCGATGTAAGAAGCGAGATTCGACACGGACGTCGACACGAAAGCCGTGATCGGCTGCTCGAACTCCTTCAGGAAACTGTCGAAGACATTTATAGCCATCGCGGCGGTCCTTACTTCAGGGCGTCTTTCATCTCTTGGACGGTGATCTTCTTGCGGGCTTCGTTGGCGTTGATGCAGTCGGGCGTGTTCCCGCGTTCACCAGGGTTGTCGCGGCACCGCTTGAGCGTTGCCTGAAGCTCGTCCCGATGATCGAAAAACCAGCCGACTGTGTTCGTCTGCTGACTGTTGCTAGCCTCGTTGCAGCTCGCAAGAGAAGCGGCGGCGGCAACCAGCAGAATGGAAGTCGTTATCCTCATTGCAGCGCCGCCTTCATTTCATCGACCAGTTGTTCCTGTTTCTCTCGCTCCCGCTGTCCGTCCATGTCCGTGCGGGCTTGCTGGATCATTGCCAGACCCTGCATTCGGAGCACGTCGTTCTGCAGCAGCGCCTGCTCGGCCTGCAGCCGCGCTGACAGATCGAGAACCTCTTTGGCGTCGGTCGCCGAGCTGATGCGAGCTCTAAGCTCCTCAAGGGCATCGATGCGCTGCGAGGCGGTGTCGTACACCGCCTGACCCATGGAGTGCTTCGCCCCGGTCTGCCGGGCGATCCGGTCGAGCTCGCTCTGGTAGTACGAGTTGCCGCTGTTGCCGGCATACGCGCGATTTTGCGAAAGATAATGGTTGATGGCGTCGGCGAAGTTGCCGCCACCCTGCCCCGCGACGAGACGTTCGATGTCAGAGAACTGTTGGGGCAGAACCTTCCGGAACTGTGGCGTGTTTAAGAGCGCGCCGATGTCGTTGGCGTTGGTCCGCTTGTTAAAGCTGTCATAGAGCTGCTTGGCCTGGCTCAATTGGTCTTGCGCGACCTTGAGTTGCGACGTCAGGGTATCAACCTGCTTCTTCAATTCGGTCAGCTGCTCGAATTGCCGAGCAAACACGCTTGGGTCGAACACAATCTCCGCCTCCGCAGGTGAGGCCATCAAGAGGGTCACGACTGACAGGGATACGACAACCGCCGGCATACGCTGACTCATCATTGTGCCTTCCTCCGCTCCGCGTGAAACACCGGCAGCCATTGCGCGGGGTCGTCGCCGACTTGCTTGCGAATGCCGTCGAGCAGCTCGACGGTTTCCGTGCGTCCCGACAGGACGGCGAGCGCGTCGTCGAAACCGCCGAGGTCGAGCTCCGCTACCACCGAGTTGTGGCCTTGCTTGACCAGGAACCGCCGGCTTTCAGGCGTGAGCTCTTCCTTGATCAAGCGGAATTCCGTATCGGTCAGATGGAAGCCGTCGACATAGTCCGAGCGCGTTCCCCGCGCGTTCGGCAGGAAGATTTGGGTCGGGCATTGTTCGACAATGGTATGCGCGATCGGCGAAGCGAGCGCGTCGCGTGGCGACTGCGTCCCGAACACCATCACGCCGTTCTGCTTGCGGATAGTTTTCAGCTTGTTGTTGGAAAGATCACGAAATGCCTCGTCTCCAAGCGCCTTCCAGAACTCGTCGATGTCTATGATCAGACGCCGGCCATCGATCAGGCGCTCGACGCGATGGAACAGATACATCATGAGCGGTGTGCGAACGGTGGGATGATCCAGCAGATCGGTCATGTCGAAACCAATGAACCGGGCGTCGAGGCCGATGGCGTCGTGATCGCCATCGAGCACCCAGCCGAAAGGAGCGCCCCGGCACCATCGCTCGAGCCGCGCACCAATGCCCTCGCGATCCTGCTGCCCGAGAAAAGCCCGCAGAGTCCCAAACGAGCGCTCCGCCTGCCGTAGTTGACCGAGTGCTCGCAACCCGGAGTCAATGCGTTCCTCCTCGATCACGGTCAGCGGGCGGGCGTCCGGCGTGACGAGTTTTCGGATCAGTTCACCCAGGAAGGAAAGGTTCGCTGGCGTCAGCTCGAGCGCCTTGAGCGGCGCGCAGCCAGTCGCAACGCCGTTGTGAAGCGTCAGATAGGTCCCACCGGAGGCGCGGACGAAAATCTCGGCGCCACGATCCTTGTCGAAGAAAACGTAGGACGCGCCGAGCCGCTCGGCCTGCGACAGCAGGAAGTTCTGCACGACGGTTTTGCCGGACCCCGAGGGGCCGCAGATGAAGGTGTTGCCGAGATCACCGTGATGAAAGGAGAAATAGTACGGCGAGCCTGACGCGGTCTTGAGCATCGCCACCGCCGGTCCCCAATGATTACCCGCCGGCTGTCCCGTGGGATAGGTGTGGAACGGAGAAAACGCCGCGAAATTCCGCGAGTTGATCGCGCCAGTGCGTGCCCGGTATTTGAACAGCCCAGGAAGCTGCGCCCAATAGGCCGCTTCAAGTCCAAGATCTTCGCGTGCGACCACCGCACCCGCATCGGCCAGTGCACGCCGTGCTACGCTCATGTGATCCCGTAGCTGCGACGGCGTATCGGCGTAGACCAGCAGCGAGAGGTGATGATCTCCAAGCACGAATCGGTTGGATTCGAGATCGTCGAGCGCGTCAGAGAGCTCGTCGATCTGCGAGGCGGCCGGATCCTGAGCCGAGACCAACTGGTTCTGCTTGCGCGTCAGGACCGTCTTGGCGTCAGCTTTTGCCAAAAA is a window encoding:
- a CDS encoding type IV secretion system protein, with protein sequence MAINVFDSFLKEFEQPITAFVSTSVSNLASYIDGPLRVAVMLYVILYGFAVMRGAISEPIMEFAWRAMRIVVVVLLATNSSAFQHYVTGLFFDSLPKEIGNALAGSGLNTNSGTPFDQLLSKGIDVANKIYDQAGITDVAPALIAAILLVFVAVGSFLQFAILLYAKVGLGVVIALGPIFIALGLFEATRPFTEAWLRQVANFVILLVLVVALVGLMLTTVSGFIDRFAANAGTAGEMMVAAVAISAVLGLSGYIALQLPTIAGGLAGGGASLASRLVTSPLVANATAAAGGAYAGASWSASRGLAAIKASRQGGSMRRTRSQRTTTA
- a CDS encoding XRE family transcriptional regulator, producing the protein MERQRFENVWDALEDTPAEAANMTMRSSLLIAIEQRVRSWNVTQTEAAQRLGITQPRLNDLLRGKITNFSLDTLINLASQAGLTVRIDIADAA
- a CDS encoding EexN family lipoprotein, which encodes MRITTSILLVAAAASLASCNEASNSQQTNTVGWFFDHRDELQATLKRCRDNPGERGNTPDCINANEARKKITVQEMKDALK
- a CDS encoding type II toxin-antitoxin system Phd/YefM family antitoxin, with the translated sequence MEHAVTRRVLVETTASVSELKENPMGTVAAGEGAPVAILDRNEPAFYCVPAKVYEAMTDRLDDIDLNDVADARKDEPVVKVALDNL
- a CDS encoding VirB4 family type IV secretion/conjugal transfer ATPase → MRNATLKIREIEPDVYLPFGRHVTDTVISLTTRALLTVIRIDGTSFETAETSDLNDLHGKLNLTLRNVADPCLTLWTHLVRRRTSVYPDGAFRSTFAAELDTQYCEQLRKEALFRNDLYLTLVNHPGRAATDTAAAFFRRLGRSAGHSVEVDSEALKRLDDATRDMVAALDRYGARAVGLVERGGITFSEPMELLHALVSGEWMPMPLPQGPIGPALYSNRVIFGREALEIRGAGGSRFAGMFGLKEYPASTRPSLLNALLSAPFELIVTQSFAFLAKADAKTVLTRKQNQLVSAQDPAASQIDELSDALDDLESNRFVLGDHHLSLLVYADTPSQLRDHMSVARRALADAGAVVAREDLGLEAAYWAQLPGLFKYRARTGAINSRNFAAFSPFHTYPTGQPAGNHWGPAVAMLKTASGSPYYFSFHHGDLGNTFICGPSGSGKTVVQNFLLSQAERLGASYVFFDKDRGAEIFVRASGGTYLTLHNGVATGCAPLKALELTPANLSFLGELIRKLVTPDARPLTVIEEERIDSGLRALGQLRQAERSFGTLRAFLGQQDREGIGARLERWCRGAPFGWVLDGDHDAIGLDARFIGFDMTDLLDHPTVRTPLMMYLFHRVERLIDGRRLIIDIDEFWKALGDEAFRDLSNNKLKTIRKQNGVMVFGTQSPRDALASPIAHTIVEQCPTQIFLPNARGTRSDYVDGFHLTDTEFRLIKEELTPESRRFLVKQGHNSVVAELDLGGFDDALAVLSGRTETVELLDGIRKQVGDDPAQWLPVFHAERRKAQ
- a CDS encoding type II toxin-antitoxin system RelE/ParE family toxin — its product is MKRLEFLGDSLEQLRDFPEAARKQAGVQLHKVQLGLDPSDWKPMTMVGPGVREIRIRDEAGAFRVLYVAKQDDAVYVLHAFQKKTQKTAKNDLDLAVSRMRQI
- a CDS encoding integrase core domain-containing protein, whose product is MIELCKLIWCGLIGLFRSRASLEIEILALRHQLNILRRKSPKRPILGSIDRMVFVGLYGLAPDVLSALAIVRPETVIRWHRAGFRLYWRWRSRPRGGRPKVPLDVRQLIRDISIANPLWGAPRIHGELLKLGIEVGQTTVAKYMARGRRPPGQGWKTFLRNHADGVASMDLFVVPTISFRLLYGFLILHHGRREILWIGTTAHPNAEWIARQLTEAFGWEEAPRYIIRDRDRAYGDIVVRRIRAMGIRDRPTSPQSPWQNGYCERLIGSIRRDCLDHVVVFGEQHLRHLLRSYANYYNQTRTHLALNKDSPVTRPIQTVGRILPVPILGGLHHQYVRI
- the virB5 gene encoding P-type DNA transfer protein VirB5 is translated as MMSQRMPAVVVSLSVVTLLMASPAEAEIVFDPSVFARQFEQLTELKKQVDTLTSQLKVAQDQLSQAKQLYDSFNKRTNANDIGALLNTPQFRKVLPQQFSDIERLVAGQGGGNFADAINHYLSQNRAYAGNSGNSYYQSELDRIARQTGAKHSMGQAVYDTASQRIDALEELRARISSATDAKEVLDLSARLQAEQALLQNDVLRMQGLAMIQQARTDMDGQREREKQEQLVDEMKAALQ